Within Quercus lobata isolate SW786 chromosome 5, ValleyOak3.0 Primary Assembly, whole genome shotgun sequence, the genomic segment gATTTGTAAGACCATACAAAAATAGAATGCATAAACTAATAGaattaaataactaatcatactcttttgtcaatttaataataacttattttatttatgtaatatcaattaaataaaaagatatgatAAAGAAATGGGTAATTCCACTAACATACCTTTAGTTTTTGGCTAATATTAACCAAGTCTAAGACTTTTCAAAACTAGCTAATTTGTTCCCTAAAACAGTAAAGCCAACTTAGTCCCTAAACAGTTAGTTATTCTTTCTCAACTATTTTAAGAACTAAATTAgttttagggatcaaattgGCTAGTTTTGAACCTAGTTGACGTTAGCCCAAACCTCAAGGGGTGTAAATGAAATTTACTCtaaataaaaacactaaaacacCTAGGAATATTATTGGGAGTAaatgtgaaattaaaaaaacactaattaTTCATGTGGTCACTCACTTGGAATTGGAGCAAGCACTAAAAGATTTCTTGGACTTGAAAATCTATAGAGCACTTATTAAACTACTTGatcaaacaaagagaaaaactaGAGCAtagagaaaaactaagaaaacatgaaagggagaaagagaaatagagaaaatgggaaaaaaatcaCAGATGTAGATACTCATCTACTGGTTGTATCGATGGTGTAATTTGTTGCTGATGAAGAAAAGTGTAGTTAAAAACAACTTCATTCCGTTGTCAATGCCAAAGTCTTGAAgagaaggtttatttatttttaatgaatgagcaaaagattgattttttctttctttctcataaaattgaatattttaggAGTACTGTTACTTCTagaaaaatttcacaaaaaaatttaggttgCAATCTATTAaaggtaagtaaaaaagtaatgttagttGTGAGTTTAGATAAAAACCAATTACAACTTATCACTTAacttttattgtaaaaatattgtgaaaatagcaCTAAATGATCatattcaagtttattcaattgggttttttttttttttttttcctaaatcaAGTTagagtgttcaaaattttattttaagaggtcaaaaaaattaaaattttatatataatattcttttttgagaccaggtcagggggttcatttgaaccctcTCACTTGTATGTAATGCCGGCCCTAATtagtataaaaatatttaaagttaCTCTAGATGTAACTTGCACTCCCTCATATataaaaacttgtagttttaaaaatattttaaacatcTATAAACTTATCTTAAAATTTTCCTGGGTATAAGAAAAACAAACGTAGTACAATGGTGGGTTTGTCCAAATttccatcaaataaaaaagaacattgAGTGGAGTAACTTTGAGGAgggtattaaaaaaatgtagtcCAATGATGGGTTTGTCTAAATttctatcaaattaaaaaatattaagtggagtaattagatatatatttctaatatatatattcctaaTGATCCAAAATTGCATAGGGGATGATTTGATGTTTTCACCAACTCTGCCAAAAGATTAATAGATTATTTTTTGCTGGGACTTCAATTTCCAGAAATTGGAAACCATATTTTTCACCCTACCGTAggtagatattttttttttaacatgcgccatatttcattaattatttggTCAAGAGTCTCAAGACTATCTGTTAAACACTTTAAACCAGGAAATTGGCTCTGGAATCTGGTTGGTTTTAccaatatatatagtttagaTGTGTCATTTGAATGTTTCTCTCAGTAATATTGCTTGCAAAAAAAGAAGGAACATTGACTTTCATGTTGTTGCTAGCCACAAGgagtacatatatatatatatatatatatatatatatttatttatttattttaggaggaggacctttaaatttattgaagttactttgaattcaaaacacacaaaaatcctGGGATTGAGGCAGTGTGTGTGAAACTGGTGATTGGACCTGCCACAAGATTATTTACAAAACAAGTAGAAGTCTTGCCCACTAAAACattatgagaaagaaaatatgttCACTTTTATCATTTATTCCATGCAAATAACTATCTTAAGCTGCTAGCATCAGTTTTAGGCAGAAAATTACTACATAACATAGACCACAAATCATACTGACCATGAGGCCAAAACACATATAGAGAGAATGGACATGAACATGATTATGGCCTATCTTAAGCTGCTAGCATCAGTTTTAGGTAGAAAATTACTACATGACATAAACTACAAAACATACTGACCATAAGGCCAAAATACATATAGGGAGAATGGACATAAACATGATtatggcatatatatatatatatgctcaCTTTATCATTTATTCCATGCAAATAACTTCCTTTACTAATATTGATCAGGCCACAAGAATGCCCCCATTGCATATGCCCTCTTTTCATCAAGAGTGCCTTTGAAGCTCAGCCCATATTGGTTGAGAAGAAGGTCCAGTTTCAACTCCTCCATTTGCTCATAGTCAGCTTTCTTGTAGCGAGGATAATGAAGAGGCATTTGGAACCCTGAAGCTGAAGGTTTCACTTCCTTGCAAGCTGGTTGCATCATCTCAGTCACTCCATTAGGGGTATTCAAGCTGCTATTGACATGCATATTAGTGATTTTTGGTGACCCTAGAACATGGCATGCAGAATGAAGAAGCCAACTCAAAgccatgtctctctctctctctctctctcgctctctctctacctctcaGACCTTATTATGAGAGAGAGACACAAAGTTGCTTGAGTTTTAAAACAAGTTTTGCTAGACTACACTTCAATTTATATAGGCAGCAATTAGCAATAAGACCCGTGAACGACAAAACTGGGTAACTTATGCATTAATACAAGGAAAGTTTGGAATTTATGccatttttcaatttaatatcTTTTCGTATAGAAGCCACGccctatataataataaaattataatgacTGAGTTGCGTATTGAGGTACTATGACCCAACTATGAAACCTTTGACGTCATCTTCAATAATGTTGAGTGGCTTTGTAATTAAGCTTTCTACATACCTTAATAATGGCTTTGTTTtgaggaaaattattaaatattctAGGAGTACCATAAATTTGTACTATCTTTTTATATGAATTATGAGtttcaccataaatttaattagtaggactTACAGTTATATGAGAGAAGAGAGTACGTACTTATGGTATTCTGGAAGTACTCAATAATTACCCTTATTTTGACATAAACCTATGCAATAATTCATGAAACCTGCGTTGAGTGCGTCCAACGCATGGAACCTACAATTGATGGCGACTTGATGCATTTGGGAGCTTTAGGAtctgtttggttggaagaacggaaaaggatagaaaaaattttaatttttctccttttgtttgattttgagtGGAAAGTGAAGGAATGAAAAAAGTGAATTTGTCTAAATTTACTCATATGcccttgttaaaaaatggtgcccaattaaaaccaaaaaagtgacaaacaaccaaaaaaaaaatcacctaaatttattaaaaaataaaaatcatgttaaaaaaacacaaaaaaagagcAACGTACACTGGATTCCTGCctagtaaataataaaaaataaaaaataaaaagaggaaagaaaaggtaatgtctagaaaaaaaaaaaaaaaaaaaaaagaagaagaagaaaaaagaaagaacaaaaagaggAGGCAATGTCcagaaagaagtaaaaaaaaggtgaaGAAAAGCAATGTACAGATaaagttcatgtgcaagtgcacATGGGTATTTTCGTCTATTAAGtagtttcattttttcctttcagttttctctccattttggagagaaaacttttttATGGGCCTAGGGAAAAAACATCTAGGCtccaccatttattttccttcttccccacccaaccaaacacattccaaaaaagttttccttcttattttctttccaaagttttccatccacctTATTTCACTTTCAAACAAACACACTCTtagaacaaaaactaaattgaagtattttatatatttaaatatgacttaatatatatatatatatatatatatatatataaaaaatggcAAAGCCAAGAAATTTTTCTAGGGAGGCCAAGCTAATTATGTCTACGTTATGTCGTTAGGTTATGCCTACATATAAGTCAACTCAAAATGCGAAATTTTCAAGCTAATTTCGCCTAAATCATGATCCAAAATAGAATCTTTATTTCAcaaactaacttttttttttttttttgagataacaTAAACTAACTTGAAGTCAATAAAGTTGTGCCTACATTCTTTcatcatacaaaaattatttatacttaatttcaaacttttttttttttttacatcttaTAGCTTTTTTAAGGGGTTCAACactattttcaaatataaagaGATAATCTAATACTATAAACCAtactattatatattattatattattattactgttATCTATACAGAACTTTAAATCAACAAAACTAATATATGTGTCtattataaaaacaataaaataaaacaaaactattTACATGTAAAATGCTGTACAGCTGCAGAGAACTTCATTGCTAGTCTAAAAGTTTACTTTAGTTGGCCAAAAGTTGACTGCACAGCAGTGCTTAGCAATTGGCACACAGGCGAccagatgagagagagagagagagagagagagagagagagagagagagagagagagagaggaaggtgtacttgttttttactttttttagatgcaaattgtactcattaaaattttgcatttttgttctactaacatttattttttaattggtagtATAACAGGACTTCTTCAAGTAATTCGCCCGTTTCCTCTGTCACAAGTTCTACCAAATTATCAGTAACTTGGTTATGAAATTCTTCCCCTGGTTTgtagacctttttttttggtttgatcaaAGTACAAAGCTTTCATCTTGAGAGCTTCCCCATTACTCACCTATAGGGAGAGTGGTGCTTTGTGACTTGGATATGCCGAGTCATCCTGCACTTGAATTGCCTAATAGGTTAGGCTTTCAATGCCTGGGATGTCCTTTCACTCAGGTGGCATAAAGTGCTTGGGAGTTGACACTCTTAGAGTTATATTAGTCCATTAGCATAATAGCATAAAGTGTGTAAGTTAAGTCTCCTAATTATATTAGAGGTCTGTTAGTCTAGGATTTAGTCTATTATTATTCATTGTAACACCGGATTTGTACTTCactataataaattattgatgtaaccctttagggtttcctccgtggatgtaggccattAGGCTGAACCAAATAACCCttgtgtgttattgtgttctaTACTTTTTGCTTTCGCTTCTGCATCCATACTAGcttattcaacatggtgtatcaatactaatatttaacatggtatcagagccaccttctTGTGGCCATGGTTTTCTATCCTTGCGGTATATTTAAGAATAATCTTTGTCTTccttggtattttttttcattgcgTTCATCTTCTTTAGCCTCCTATTGCTACCATCATAACTCTCTGATATAGTCATGCCATCACTAGAAGTTGCATCAGCACTGTaagaccattgccttcctcaaactaccgtcacagagccaaacttcattcaagggatcttctcaaTCTTATCAAATCTAAAGATTTCATCAaacttccatcttgagtttgaaagggggtgttaaagatatattagtCCATTAGCATAAGTCCAAActtaattctactttgtgtgcaagccaagtctcctacttgtactagaagtctattagtctagggtttagtatACTATATACATACATGTTATGATTAATTGCAATACAagatttgtactacactataatatattattgatgtagccctttagggtttcttCCATGGATGTAGGCTGTTAGGCAAAACAACGTAACtctcgtgtgttattgtgttctatactttatgctttcgccTCTGCATCCATAccagcatattcaacatggtgtatcaatgctaatatttaacagaCGCGAAATCCATATACTCACTAGGTGAGTTTGAATTCCTTTGCTCTTTCTTTGGTctacttatttaaaaagaaaaagaaaaagaaaccaccatccacaaaaccaaatataatatatgtataatgttcttcttttgtttctacAATCTTTCCTTTATGGACTTGTTACCCAAATTTTCTTTAATAGAATGAAATGtatttcacatttaaaaaagttatgtttacATTGTAATTGCAATGTGTTGTTCCTAAGAACAACAATtggtaaataaattgaatttcattacattcaacatatcatataaataattaaaattctcATAATTGAAATTTACCATAAAATTGAGAATAGTGGAGAGATGTTACCTTGATGATACTTTAAAATTGATCTCATAACAAGAAGCAATTTACCATCAATTCATATATGTTTTTAGATGACTAGGTTGAGGCATGGACCATGTCACTGTCTTGAAATGATACATGCATCTACAGGGTTTTCGATGTAATAGACTAAACATTTACATGCTTCCCTGGGGATACAACAACCCAGCCACCTTCACTGATTATCCTTACAAGACTACACCACTTGTAGGATTTGAAACTCTCAAATAGTACTttcttttatccaaaaaatataatatatgaagataatatatttttttagaagtaggaagaagaagtagagaagATAAAGCATCAGCTTTCTTTCTAAACTTTTTGTTCTATTCTCCCTTCATTGGCCGAACATGAAGGCCTCTAAATAGGCTAAGCAATCAcccattttttaaattcattttttatggtCATAATGCTATTAAATCAATAGTCAATAAATAGTCCATAATGTGTGTAGGGATGAAGGGCCCATATATAAGTATTGGGCCATGGGTCGTGCTCGAGCACATCAGATAGCCCGAGGACAAGTAAATATTAACGAAGGCATACATGTTAATGGGTTGTGGAAGAAGTCTGATCATAAGGAGCTAGAAATGTTGTCCAAAGAGAAGTACCTCTTCGGCTAAACAGAATATAGGTCAAAGGTCCAACCCTTCAGATAGGGATAAGATAAAAGGGAGTTGGGAAACATCTGAAAAggaagctgctaccaccgcattaaatgctctgcatcTAACCccctagccgcattaatgtggaggtgatacctgaatagAAATCTTCAGCCTTATAGCTACCCCCAAAGACTTCAAGAAtgtgttgatgggacaagtatcaaggcCAGCAATCTAATCTACACATGGAGGGTTGGAATGAaagaagaaaggagaatataAAGGAGAGAAACCCCATTACAAGGGGATCAtcaaaaaatccaagaaaaaatcACTGCATACTCAAGACCTGTAATTTAATATAAGTTTAAGAAACATATATTCTTTCTAAGAGCAACTAACCTACTTGGATCACTAAAACCTTAGCTCATTGAAAGTTTATTTGCAAGCTCATTCTCTactaaattcattgttttggactCTTTGGGCCATTGACCATCAACTTGGATTTTGGGAGTAAAATGTGCCCTTACAATGTGGCTGATAATAATAAGAGAAACGatatgtttacaacatttttacaacaaattctaagtggcaagttgttactagttgttattgttagggcaaaaaagtaatcttagcgttagtttgaaatttgaaccaataacgactaaccacctgtgatttattgtaaaaatattgtagacgtagcatctctctaataataatatatcaatattattaatttatataccaatataaatttcatataaaaaacaccagaatatatataaaaaaaacatttataagtAACTGTATTTGACAAAGAAATGTTGCCATATACATTGAGCCATTAAAATTCATTTAGTCAATatcattaaggaaaaaaaaaaaaactgacgtACTTGAAATTATTATCAGACTTGAATTTCaataataacaaagaaactgATATAGCCACTAGaggataaaaattaatttaatcaattcacttgaaaacataaattttaatatt encodes:
- the LOC115988598 gene encoding uncharacterized protein LOC115988598 — its product is MALSWLLHSACHVLGSPKITNMHVNSSLNTPNGVTEMMQPACKEVKPSASGFQMPLHYPRYKKADYEQMEELKLDLLLNQYGLSFKGTLDEKRAYAMGAFLWPDQY